The following coding sequences lie in one Flagellimonas eckloniae genomic window:
- a CDS encoding lipocalin family protein, with protein MKTIKTISILGLLFLSFACSDNNDDDDLSEMQKTENLLTSGKWYLESKTPDDFSACEKNGSLQFNDDGSIVQENFEENSGTCELEETITATYTLSGLSLEITFGSEIVSATINSITASELSLTDSSGDIIILDKTQG; from the coding sequence ATGAAAACAATAAAAACAATTAGTATTCTAGGCCTTTTATTTTTGTCGTTTGCCTGCAGCGATAATAATGATGATGACGATTTATCGGAAATGCAGAAAACAGAAAATTTACTGACTTCAGGCAAATGGTATCTAGAATCAAAAACACCTGATGACTTTTCAGCCTGTGAAAAAAATGGCTCTCTTCAATTTAATGATGATGGTTCAATTGTACAGGAAAATTTTGAAGAAAATTCGGGGACTTGTGAGTTAGAAGAAACTATCACAGCTACTTACACCTTAAGTGGTTTGTCTTTGGAAATTACGTTTGGTTCTGAGATTGTTTCAGCAACTATTAATAGTATTACTGCAAGTGAGTTATCACTAACAGACTCAAGTGGAGATATCATTATACTTGATAAAACACAGGGTTGA
- a CDS encoding collagen-like protein: MKKQNSIIKYLYIILIIALTGCSSEDGAVGPQGPQGVPGEDGSQGIQGEQGLQGPGGTDGMDGNANVIYSDWFFPDWNEFDAPRAKRMIVTDPEFGQNYDDGVILFYWITNNGSTFLVPWNSYSTITGALNISRSMNVRGISGDVWITIRRYDQDFEVRDTFGQFEGIIYNRLRYVIIPGNINVSGKSTLDYNDYEAVKAFYNLPD, translated from the coding sequence ATGAAAAAGCAGAACAGTATTATAAAATATTTATACATTATTCTAATTATAGCATTAACTGGGTGTTCCAGTGAGGATGGCGCTGTTGGGCCACAAGGGCCTCAAGGCGTTCCAGGGGAAGATGGTTCTCAGGGAATTCAAGGTGAGCAAGGTTTGCAAGGTCCAGGCGGTACTGATGGAATGGATGGCAATGCAAATGTAATCTATTCCGATTGGTTCTTTCCAGATTGGAATGAATTTGACGCTCCAAGGGCTAAGCGAATGATAGTTACCGACCCTGAATTTGGGCAGAATTATGATGATGGTGTAATTCTCTTTTATTGGATTACCAATAACGGATCTACATTTCTTGTTCCTTGGAATTCATATAGTACAATTACTGGGGCTTTAAATATTTCAAGATCAATGAATGTTAGAGGTATATCCGGCGATGTATGGATAACCATTAGACGGTATGACCAAGATTTTGAAGTACGTGACACGTTTGGTCAATTTGAAGGGATTATCTACAATCGACTTCGATATGTCATAATTCCAGGTAATATAAATGTAAGCGGAAAATCAACATTGGATTATAATGATTATGAAGCGGTAAAGGCATTTTACAACCTTCCAGATTAA
- a CDS encoding endonuclease/exonuclease/phosphatase family protein, whose product MKNPIVLCLLICYVQTSFAQSFDLLTYNIKYDNPRDSLNNWDNRKDFLISQLNFYAPDIFGTQEGLKHQLHDIKNGLKDYAFFGVGRDNGDEEGEFTAIFYNMEKFTLLFEDTFWLSKTPEKPSKAWDAALPRICTYGLFKTKKDNRQFYVFNTHFDHVGVEAREESAKLILNKIEELNSNDLPVILMGDFNLESTSEAIQNILKSFTDTHIKTDIKEQGVYGTFNRFDTTVAAKRRIDYIFITQNSLDVLKNSILIESMDGRYPSDHFPVYSELKFKD is encoded by the coding sequence ATGAAAAACCCCATTGTTTTATGCCTTCTTATTTGCTATGTTCAAACTAGTTTTGCACAGTCTTTTGACCTGCTCACGTATAACATAAAATACGATAATCCCAGAGATAGTCTCAACAATTGGGACAATAGAAAAGACTTTCTTATTTCACAATTGAACTTTTATGCTCCTGATATCTTTGGTACCCAAGAAGGTTTGAAACATCAATTGCATGATATAAAAAATGGACTTAAAGACTACGCTTTTTTTGGAGTTGGAAGAGATAATGGAGACGAAGAAGGAGAGTTCACGGCTATCTTTTACAATATGGAAAAGTTCACATTACTTTTTGAAGATACCTTTTGGCTTTCCAAGACTCCTGAAAAGCCCTCAAAGGCTTGGGATGCCGCATTGCCCAGAATTTGCACCTATGGTCTGTTCAAAACAAAGAAAGATAACAGACAATTTTATGTTTTCAACACCCATTTTGATCATGTAGGTGTTGAGGCTAGGGAAGAAAGCGCTAAACTCATCTTAAACAAAATTGAGGAACTTAATAGTAACGATTTGCCCGTTATTCTTATGGGAGATTTTAATCTTGAAAGTACTAGCGAAGCCATCCAGAATATTCTAAAGAGTTTTACGGATACTCACATCAAAACGGATATTAAGGAACAGGGAGTTTATGGAACATTTAATAGGTTTGATACTACTGTTGCAGCCAAAAGAAGAATCGACTACATCTTTATAACCCAGAATAGTTTGGACGTACTTAAAAATTCTATTTTGATTGAATCCATGGACGGGAGATATCCCTCAGATCATTTTCCAGTTTATTCTGAGTTAAAATTTAAGGATTAA
- a CDS encoding sulfatase, translating into MSCKPIILCFLLFFFACKQKSIEQEGLPPNIIFIMSDDHALQAISAYGHEIGKLAPTPNIDRLATNGAIFQNSFCTNSICGPSRAVILTGKHSHVNGFRMNGEPFNGNQATLPKHLRKVGYETAIIGKWHLHGKPTGFNHWDILNDQGNYYNPEFIKENDTSIIKGYATDIITKKSLDWLKQRNNIDSPFFLMVHHKAPHRNWMPALRHLNKYDSVTFPLPDTYFPDFKNQQAAKEQQQTIYEDMYEGHDLKMSKAFGSTELAHNPWTTDFERMTEEQRKAWDKAYLPKNNAMHKADLSVEELAIWKGQRYLQDYMATVAAVDEGVGQLLDYLEESGLDDNTLVVYTSDQGFYLGEHGWFDKRFMYEESLKMPLLMQLPGVIKPGSTIEAMVQNLDFAPTFLDLAGGSKYSFDMQGESFRNLLDGSQEEFKDAIYYHYYDFPAFHMVKRQYGVRTKRYKLIHFYDDIDTWEFYDLENDPNEVHNAINDKKYAKEIAIMHQKLDSLQQHYGVTEKEFETTPKVEIDKANDAFRRLRGTPIR; encoded by the coding sequence ATGAGCTGTAAGCCAATTATTTTATGCTTTTTATTGTTCTTTTTCGCATGTAAACAAAAAAGTATCGAGCAAGAAGGATTGCCTCCTAACATCATTTTTATCATGTCGGATGATCATGCGTTACAGGCAATCAGTGCCTATGGGCATGAAATTGGCAAATTGGCACCAACACCAAACATTGATAGGTTGGCAACAAATGGGGCAATTTTTCAGAATAGCTTCTGTACAAACTCTATCTGTGGGCCTAGTAGGGCAGTTATTTTAACGGGCAAACACAGCCATGTAAATGGTTTTAGAATGAACGGTGAGCCATTTAATGGCAATCAGGCTACTTTACCAAAACATTTGCGAAAGGTAGGATACGAAACTGCAATTATTGGCAAATGGCACTTGCATGGCAAACCCACTGGATTTAATCATTGGGATATTTTGAATGATCAGGGCAATTATTATAACCCTGAATTCATAAAGGAAAACGATACCAGTATTATCAAAGGATACGCCACCGATATCATCACCAAAAAAAGTTTGGATTGGTTAAAGCAACGTAACAATATTGACTCCCCTTTCTTTTTAATGGTACACCATAAAGCACCGCACCGGAATTGGATGCCAGCTTTGAGGCATCTGAACAAATATGATTCCGTTACATTTCCATTGCCTGATACCTATTTCCCTGATTTTAAAAATCAACAAGCTGCAAAAGAACAACAGCAGACCATTTATGAGGATATGTACGAAGGTCATGATCTAAAAATGTCTAAAGCATTTGGTAGTACGGAACTGGCGCACAATCCGTGGACCACAGATTTTGAGCGAATGACCGAAGAGCAACGCAAAGCATGGGATAAAGCTTATTTGCCAAAGAATAATGCTATGCATAAGGCTGACCTATCGGTGGAGGAGCTGGCTATTTGGAAAGGCCAAAGATATCTTCAAGATTATATGGCCACTGTTGCTGCGGTTGATGAAGGCGTAGGTCAGTTACTTGATTATTTGGAAGAGAGCGGATTAGATGATAATACTTTGGTTGTTTACACATCAGATCAGGGATTTTATCTTGGTGAACATGGTTGGTTCGATAAAAGGTTCATGTACGAAGAATCTTTGAAAATGCCTTTATTGATGCAACTGCCTGGTGTAATAAAACCTGGTAGTACTATTGAGGCAATGGTACAGAACCTTGATTTTGCCCCTACTTTTCTGGATTTGGCCGGCGGTTCCAAGTATAGTTTTGATATGCAGGGCGAATCATTCAGAAATCTATTGGATGGCTCACAAGAAGAATTTAAGGATGCGATTTATTACCATTATTATGATTTTCCTGCTTTTCATATGGTGAAGCGACAATATGGAGTGCGTACCAAACGCTATAAACTTATTCACTTTTACGATGATATTGATACGTGGGAATTTTATGATTTGGAGAATGACCCCAACGAAGTGCATAATGCAATAAATGACAAAAAATATGCTAAGGAAATTGCAATTATGCATCAAAAATTAGATAGCTTGCAACAACACTATGGAGTAACCGAAAAAGAGTTTGAAACCACACCAAAAGTCGAAATCGACAAAGCAAATGATGCATTTAGGCGATTGCGTGGAACACCAATAAGATGA
- the bglX gene encoding beta-glucosidase BglX has translation MKSTMILLFLVVSIMRGQNLIPEVEALLEKMTLEEKIGQLNLLTPGGGIATGSVVSKNVETKIKTGKVGGIFGVSGPDRVRIAQEFAVNNTRLKIPLLIGADVIHGYKTTYPIPLGLSCSWDMDLIEQAAQMAAKEATADGINWNFSPMVDIARDPRWGRIAEGAGEDPYLGAKVAEAMVKGYQQNDLSASNTMLACVKHLALYGAPEAGRDYHTVDMGKVKMFNQYLPPYKAAIDAGVASVMTSFNDIDGVPASGNKWLLTELLRNRWGFNGLVISDYTSVNEMIAHGLGDLQAVSALSLKAGLHMDMVGEGFLTTLRKSVKEDKVTEAEITHACRKVLEAKYKSGLFEDPFRYLDTDRPKKDILTAENRALARKLAAHSFVLLKNHDNILPIKKDAKLALVGPLADSRNNMLGTWAPTGDPNLAVTILEGFKNVASGARITYAKGANISDDPEFAKKINVFGPRISIDKRSSEELLQEALAVAKTSNVVVAVVGEATEMSGEAASRTDISIPDSQKKLIRELVATGKPVVLVLMSGRPLTIPEEFDLPVAILQVWHPGVEAGNAIADVVFGDYNPSGKLTTTWPRNMGQIPIYHSVKNTGRPAPKDKFEKFKSNYLDVDNTPLISFGYGLSYTTFEYSNLTLNKKNIMQGESVDITVTVENTGNYDGEEIVQLYLRDLVRTITPPIRQLKGFKKVFLKKGERRTVNLELTPDDLKFYNGSLEFVSEPGEFEVFVGTDSNASLKKSFVLK, from the coding sequence ATGAAATCTACGATGATTCTCCTTTTTTTGGTCGTCTCTATTATGCGTGGACAAAATTTGATTCCAGAAGTGGAGGCTCTATTGGAAAAAATGACCTTGGAAGAAAAGATAGGCCAATTGAATCTGCTAACCCCTGGGGGTGGTATTGCAACGGGCTCCGTGGTCAGCAAAAATGTGGAAACTAAAATAAAAACCGGTAAGGTAGGTGGGATTTTTGGAGTTTCGGGACCGGACAGGGTACGGATTGCGCAAGAATTTGCAGTAAACAATACACGCTTAAAAATTCCATTGTTAATAGGTGCCGACGTGATTCACGGGTATAAGACTACCTATCCAATTCCTTTGGGACTTTCCTGTAGTTGGGATATGGATTTAATAGAACAAGCAGCCCAAATGGCGGCAAAAGAAGCCACTGCAGATGGAATCAATTGGAACTTTTCCCCCATGGTCGATATTGCACGTGACCCGCGTTGGGGCAGAATTGCCGAAGGGGCGGGAGAAGATCCGTATTTAGGTGCTAAAGTAGCAGAGGCAATGGTAAAAGGCTATCAACAGAACGACCTTTCAGCATCTAATACCATGCTCGCCTGTGTAAAACACCTGGCACTTTATGGAGCCCCAGAAGCTGGACGTGATTATCATACGGTGGATATGGGCAAGGTGAAAATGTTCAATCAATATCTTCCTCCATACAAAGCTGCTATTGATGCTGGTGTTGCTAGTGTTATGACTTCTTTTAATGACATTGATGGAGTGCCCGCTTCAGGCAATAAATGGCTGTTGACCGAATTGCTTCGGAACCGATGGGGTTTTAATGGTTTAGTGATTTCCGACTATACCTCAGTCAATGAGATGATAGCTCACGGTCTTGGAGATTTGCAAGCTGTATCCGCACTTTCCTTAAAAGCTGGATTACACATGGACATGGTAGGGGAAGGTTTTTTGACCACCTTGAGAAAATCGGTTAAGGAGGACAAAGTAACGGAGGCAGAGATAACCCATGCCTGTCGAAAGGTATTGGAAGCAAAATATAAATCTGGACTTTTTGAGGACCCTTTTAGATATTTGGATACGGATCGACCTAAAAAAGATATCCTTACAGCCGAAAATAGAGCGTTGGCCAGAAAGTTAGCAGCACATTCTTTTGTTTTGCTCAAAAATCATGATAACATCCTTCCCATAAAAAAGGATGCAAAACTAGCTTTGGTTGGTCCCTTGGCGGATAGTAGAAACAATATGCTTGGTACCTGGGCCCCTACTGGAGATCCAAATCTGGCCGTTACAATACTGGAAGGTTTTAAAAATGTGGCTTCAGGGGCAAGAATTACTTATGCAAAAGGAGCCAACATATCCGATGATCCTGAATTTGCCAAGAAAATCAATGTTTTCGGACCGCGAATCTCAATTGATAAGCGTTCATCTGAAGAGTTATTGCAAGAGGCACTAGCTGTGGCAAAAACATCTAATGTAGTTGTTGCGGTAGTTGGTGAAGCTACTGAAATGAGCGGAGAGGCGGCAAGCCGAACAGATATTTCAATCCCAGATAGTCAAAAGAAACTGATTCGTGAACTAGTGGCAACTGGTAAGCCTGTAGTTTTGGTGCTTATGAGTGGGCGACCATTGACCATTCCGGAAGAATTTGACTTACCAGTGGCCATATTACAAGTTTGGCACCCTGGAGTTGAAGCTGGTAATGCTATTGCTGATGTGGTTTTTGGCGATTACAATCCATCAGGCAAGTTAACCACCACTTGGCCAAGAAATATGGGGCAAATCCCTATTTATCACAGTGTAAAAAATACAGGGAGACCAGCTCCCAAAGACAAATTCGAAAAATTCAAATCAAACTATTTAGATGTGGACAATACACCTTTGATATCCTTTGGTTATGGATTGAGTTATACCACTTTTGAGTATTCGAACCTTACTTTGAATAAGAAGAATATAATGCAGGGAGAATCTGTGGATATCACGGTTACTGTTGAAAATACTGGAAATTATGATGGTGAAGAAATAGTTCAGCTTTATCTGCGAGACTTAGTGCGTACCATTACACCTCCCATACGGCAGTTAAAAGGTTTTAAAAAAGTGTTTTTGAAAAAAGGAGAGCGTAGAACAGTAAATTTAGAATTGACTCCTGATGATTTGAAGTTCTATAATGGCAGTTTGGAGTTTGTTTCGGAACCAGGTGAATTTGAGGTTTTTGTAGGAACCGATTCCAACGCATCACTTAAAAAATCCTTTGTTCTAAAATAG
- a CDS encoding family 43 glycosylhydrolase, with translation MKNICNIYCFFFLCLSFTIMGQNGQQTYCNPINLDYTYMIYNAHKNLSYRSGADPAVVKFKDDYYMFVTRSMGYWHSKDLTNWTFITPQQWYFQGSNAPAAFNYKDSVLYVAGDPSGAMSVLYSDSPEKGLWKATPAILTRLQDPALFIDDDDQAYMYWGSSNKFPIRAKKLDKEKRFKPSEKVYELFNLQPEKHGWERFGENHTDTILGGYIEGPWMTKHKNKYYLQYAAPGTEFNVYGDGAYVGDSPLGPFTYAPNNPFSYKPGGFINGAGHGSTVVGPGSVYWHFSSMAVNVNIGWERRIGAFPTFFDDDGIMYCDTYFGDYPHYAPSVSDKEGSFRGWMLLSYKKPVKASSERENYGVKNLVDESIKTFWLAESNTDDEWIEIDLAKPSLIHAVQVNYNDYESDMYGKIPGLYHQYTIEGSLDGRKWSMLIDRSANKKDTPNDYNEIKIPKKARFVRFKNIHVPTPYLSISGIRVFGKGNGKIPKVPKNLTVTRKKDKRDVKIIWDNVKGSQGYNVLWGIAPDKLYSSWLVYGENSLELKSLNTDQNYYVTIEAFNENGISERLDPVSMEQDIK, from the coding sequence ATGAAGAATATTTGTAATATATATTGTTTCTTTTTTCTGTGCTTGTCCTTCACAATTATGGGGCAAAATGGGCAGCAAACGTATTGTAATCCAATAAACTTGGATTATACCTACATGATCTATAATGCCCATAAAAATTTATCCTATCGTTCAGGGGCAGATCCCGCGGTGGTCAAATTCAAGGATGATTATTATATGTTCGTTACCCGTTCCATGGGATATTGGCACTCAAAAGACTTGACCAATTGGACATTCATTACTCCCCAACAATGGTATTTTCAAGGGTCAAATGCTCCAGCTGCTTTCAACTATAAAGATTCTGTATTATATGTAGCTGGCGACCCATCCGGCGCAATGAGTGTACTATACTCTGATAGTCCTGAAAAGGGATTATGGAAAGCTACCCCAGCCATTCTAACAAGATTGCAAGACCCCGCACTTTTTATAGATGATGACGATCAGGCATATATGTATTGGGGTTCTTCCAATAAATTTCCAATCCGCGCCAAAAAATTGGACAAAGAAAAGCGTTTTAAACCTTCGGAAAAGGTATATGAACTTTTCAACCTTCAACCTGAGAAGCATGGTTGGGAACGTTTCGGTGAAAACCATACTGACACAATTTTGGGCGGTTATATTGAAGGACCATGGATGACAAAACACAAGAATAAATATTATTTGCAATATGCGGCACCGGGTACAGAGTTCAATGTGTATGGCGATGGAGCCTATGTAGGAGATTCACCATTGGGGCCGTTCACCTATGCGCCGAACAATCCCTTTTCATATAAACCAGGTGGCTTTATTAATGGAGCAGGTCATGGAAGCACGGTAGTAGGTCCTGGAAGTGTCTATTGGCACTTTTCCTCAATGGCCGTAAATGTAAATATAGGTTGGGAGCGTCGAATTGGTGCATTTCCAACGTTTTTTGATGATGACGGAATTATGTACTGCGATACCTATTTTGGGGATTATCCACATTATGCGCCATCGGTTTCCGATAAAGAAGGAAGTTTTAGGGGCTGGATGTTGCTTTCTTATAAAAAACCCGTAAAAGCGTCGTCAGAAAGAGAAAATTACGGCGTTAAAAATCTGGTTGATGAGAGTATCAAAACTTTTTGGTTGGCAGAGAGCAACACGGATGATGAATGGATAGAAATAGATTTGGCCAAACCTTCATTGATTCATGCAGTTCAAGTAAACTATAATGATTATGAATCTGATATGTATGGTAAAATTCCAGGATTGTACCATCAATATACTATTGAAGGTTCTTTGGATGGAAGAAAATGGTCAATGCTTATCGACCGAAGTGCCAATAAAAAAGATACTCCCAACGACTATAATGAAATTAAAATCCCTAAAAAAGCCCGTTTTGTTCGCTTTAAAAACATACATGTTCCCACTCCTTATCTTTCTATTTCCGGTATCCGGGTTTTTGGCAAAGGCAATGGGAAAATACCTAAAGTACCCAAAAACCTTACAGTGACAAGAAAAAAGGACAAAAGAGATGTGAAAATAATTTGGGATAACGTAAAAGGAAGCCAAGGATATAATGTACTATGGGGCATTGCTCCTGATAAGTTATACAGTTCTTGGTTGGTTTATGGGGAAAACAGTTTGGAATTGAAATCCTTGAATACAGACCAGAATTATTATGTAACCATTGAAGCTTTCAATGAGAATGGCATTTCAGAAAGGTTGGATCCCGTTAGCATGGAACAAGACATAAAATAA
- a CDS encoding glucoamylase family protein, with the protein MGKYTIFPLLFFLIVLFSCGGKDDFTYTPIEPSDDDQGSEPPISDTELLDLTQQETFKYFWDFAEENSGASRERYHPDNPSRDANVVATGGTGFGLMAILVGIERGYISREEGYDRLQTLLDFLEGADRFHGAWSHWINGTNGVVIPFSAKDNGGDLVETAFLTQGLICVKEYFKTGTETEQALAQQADDLWKGVEWNWYTQNKNVLYWHWSPSFNFDINLELKGYNEVLITYVLAAASPDYSISKEVYANGWASNGGITYPNNQYGYPLLVRHGNSLPYGGPLFFSHYSYLGLNPKTLSDDYVNYWDVNVNHSKINYSYCVDNPKNYMDYGEDCWGLTASYGRNEDGTIGYNAHHPTNDTGVVSPTAAISSIVYTPDESLKALHYFYEHRDELLGPAGFYDAFSPEYNFWVAEAYLAIDQGPQIIMIENHRTGLLWNLFMQNEDIQAGLDKLGFNY; encoded by the coding sequence ATGGGTAAGTATACTATTTTTCCTCTTTTGTTTTTTTTGATAGTTCTTTTTTCATGTGGAGGTAAAGACGATTTTACGTATACTCCAATAGAACCCTCAGATGATGATCAGGGTAGCGAGCCACCTATTAGCGATACGGAATTATTGGATCTTACACAGCAGGAAACCTTCAAATATTTCTGGGATTTTGCAGAGGAAAACTCTGGGGCCTCAAGGGAAAGATACCATCCTGATAACCCATCAAGAGATGCAAATGTTGTAGCGACTGGGGGAACAGGTTTTGGATTGATGGCCATTTTGGTGGGTATCGAAAGAGGATATATTTCGAGGGAAGAAGGATATGATCGTTTACAAACCCTTTTAGATTTTTTAGAAGGTGCGGATAGGTTTCATGGAGCATGGTCGCATTGGATAAACGGCACCAATGGTGTTGTAATTCCGTTTAGCGCAAAAGACAATGGGGGAGATTTGGTGGAAACTGCATTTTTGACCCAGGGCCTTATCTGTGTTAAAGAATATTTTAAGACTGGGACAGAAACAGAGCAGGCTCTAGCCCAACAGGCAGATGACCTTTGGAAAGGAGTTGAATGGAATTGGTATACGCAGAACAAAAACGTTTTGTATTGGCATTGGAGTCCAAGTTTCAATTTTGATATCAATTTAGAACTTAAAGGATACAACGAAGTCTTGATCACATATGTTTTGGCCGCTGCATCACCCGATTATAGTATTTCAAAAGAGGTATATGCCAATGGTTGGGCTTCAAATGGGGGGATTACCTATCCTAACAATCAATACGGATATCCTCTTTTGGTACGGCATGGGAATTCTCTTCCCTACGGCGGTCCATTGTTTTTTTCGCATTATTCATATCTCGGTTTAAACCCAAAAACCCTTTCAGATGACTACGTCAATTATTGGGATGTCAATGTAAATCACTCTAAAATAAATTATTCCTATTGCGTGGACAACCCTAAAAATTATATGGATTATGGGGAAGACTGTTGGGGGCTTACAGCCAGTTATGGCAGAAATGAAGATGGAACTATTGGTTACAATGCGCACCATCCTACGAACGATACAGGGGTTGTTTCACCAACTGCTGCCATTAGTTCAATTGTCTATACCCCGGATGAATCGCTTAAGGCGCTTCACTATTTTTATGAACACAGGGATGAACTGTTGGGACCAGCCGGTTTTTATGACGCTTTTAGTCCTGAATACAATTTTTGGGTTGCAGAAGCATATCTAGCCATTGACCAAGGACCCCAAATCATAATGATTGAAAACCATAGAACAGGTCTTTTGTGGAATTTGTTTATGCAAAACGAAGATATACAAGCAGGTCTGGATAAATTGGGTTTCAACTATTGA
- a CDS encoding glucoamylase family protein, whose amino-acid sequence MKLVVISVVLAVASIVAGCNGRKTYKKELVAQNTSKSNQYSDNDLMDLVQRQTFNYFWDGAEPISGLARERIHLDNIYPTHSKDIITIGGSGFGLMAILVGVERGFITREQAVLRFEKAIDFLEKAERFHGAWPHWLMPNGKTAPFSQKDDGGDLVETAFLVQGLLTIKEFLDQNNKREKTLADKIQQLWEEVEWDWYTKGEDVLYWHWSSNFGWEMDFPVGGYNEALIMYVLAAGSPTHSVDKSVYEKGWAVNGTISNDTIYYDLQTELNHYEHDKSPVGPLFWSHYSYLGLDPNGLNDQFGDYKKLNTNHALIHYRHCVENPKNYKGYGENNWGLTSSYSMKGYAGHRPDHDLGVISPTAALSSMPYTPKESITFLRFLYTEQDSLIGKYGPYDAFSLEKDWYVPRYLAIDQGPIPVMVENYRSGMLWKLFMANADVQKGLKKLDFKSPYLN is encoded by the coding sequence ATGAAGTTAGTTGTAATTTCAGTTGTTTTGGCTGTTGCATCCATAGTAGCGGGGTGCAATGGCCGAAAAACTTATAAAAAGGAGCTTGTAGCTCAAAATACGTCCAAGTCCAATCAATATTCTGATAATGACCTGATGGACCTGGTACAACGACAGACCTTTAATTATTTTTGGGATGGAGCTGAACCCATATCAGGTCTTGCAAGAGAACGTATCCATCTTGATAATATATACCCTACCCACAGCAAGGACATTATTACAATTGGAGGTTCTGGTTTTGGATTAATGGCAATTTTGGTTGGCGTGGAACGAGGTTTTATTACTCGGGAACAAGCTGTGTTGCGATTTGAAAAAGCCATTGATTTTCTGGAAAAAGCGGAAAGGTTTCATGGAGCTTGGCCACATTGGCTCATGCCCAACGGTAAAACCGCTCCTTTTAGCCAAAAGGATGATGGCGGAGATTTGGTAGAAACCGCTTTTTTGGTTCAGGGTTTGTTGACGATAAAAGAATTTCTTGATCAAAACAATAAACGAGAAAAAACCCTTGCTGATAAAATACAACAGCTCTGGGAGGAAGTTGAATGGGATTGGTATACCAAAGGTGAAGATGTATTGTACTGGCATTGGTCTTCCAATTTTGGTTGGGAAATGGATTTTCCGGTTGGAGGTTACAATGAGGCGCTTATAATGTATGTTTTGGCAGCAGGATCACCCACTCATTCAGTAGATAAAAGCGTGTACGAAAAAGGCTGGGCGGTAAACGGTACAATTTCCAATGATACCATATACTATGATTTACAGACTGAACTGAATCACTATGAACATGATAAATCTCCCGTAGGACCACTTTTTTGGTCACATTATTCCTATTTGGGATTAGATCCCAATGGTTTAAACGATCAATTTGGGGATTACAAAAAGTTAAATACAAATCATGCACTCATCCACTACAGGCACTGTGTGGAAAACCCCAAAAATTATAAAGGTTACGGAGAAAATAATTGGGGTCTTACATCAAGTTACTCCATGAAAGGTTATGCAGGACACAGACCTGATCATGATTTGGGGGTAATTTCCCCAACGGCTGCACTTTCGTCCATGCCCTACACGCCCAAGGAAAGCATTACGTTTTTAAGATTTTTGTATACGGAACAAGATAGCCTTATAGGTAAATATGGCCCTTATGATGCTTTCAGTTTAGAAAAAGATTGGTATGTACCACGGTATTTGGCCATTGACCAAGGTCCAATTCCAGTAATGGTGGAAAATTATAGAAGTGGAATGTTATGGAAGCTATTTATGGCCAATGCGGATGTACAAAAAGGACTCAAAAAGTTGGACTTCAAGAGTCCTTATTTAAACTAA